A genome region from Myxococcales bacterium includes the following:
- the rplM gene encoding 50S ribosomal protein L13: protein MSTTQKSFWLTKEAGEAQREWYVVDMEGQTLGRAATKIASVLRGKHKPTYSPNVDMGDFVIVINAGSSKLTGNKLDGKMYYKHTLYPGGIKTRTAKQVLAEDPARAIRDAVWGMLPKGPLGRRIIKKLKIYKGAAHDHSAQQPRPLTIEA from the coding sequence ATGAGCACGACCCAGAAGAGCTTTTGGCTCACCAAGGAAGCCGGAGAGGCCCAGCGCGAGTGGTACGTCGTCGACATGGAGGGGCAGACCCTCGGTCGCGCGGCTACCAAGATCGCGTCGGTCCTGCGCGGCAAGCACAAGCCGACCTACTCGCCCAACGTCGACATGGGCGACTTCGTCATCGTGATCAATGCCGGGAGCTCGAAGCTCACCGGCAACAAGCTCGATGGGAAGATGTACTACAAGCACACGCTGTATCCGGGCGGTATCAAGACCCGCACGGCCAAGCAGGTGCTGGCCGAGGACCCGGCGCGCGCGATCCGCGACGCGGTCTGGGGCATGCTGCCCAAGGGCCCGCTCGGCCGCCGCATCATCAAGAAGCTGAAGATCTACAAGGGCGCCGCGCACGACCACAGCGCGCAGCAGCCCCGCCCGCTGACGATCGAAGCCTGA
- a CDS encoding NAD(+)/NADH kinase, whose translation MAQVGFVLKPQSTEARELADDLARWLLGCGHTPVLLAEDGLDVEGAVVVPEDDLPAVELVCTLGGDGTMLRASRVVGDTGIPVLGVNLGQLGFLAGFLPDEARAALTAALAGNLRVDERSRLTVTVFTGDQVLTRTALNDAVLHQGAMARIVDCDAWIDDAFVASYRADGVIVSTPTGSTAYNMAAGGPIIIPGAAGLTLTPICAHSLTNRPLVVPAHAIIRLEPRPEAKDVVVTVDGQWAHPIVPGDRVEITGTARPLRMLAGPQSYFDVMRDKLHWGLRGAR comes from the coding sequence GTGGCCCAGGTCGGCTTCGTCCTCAAACCCCAGTCCACCGAGGCCCGCGAGCTGGCGGACGATCTCGCCCGCTGGCTGCTCGGCTGCGGCCACACCCCCGTCCTCCTGGCCGAGGACGGCCTCGACGTCGAGGGGGCGGTGGTCGTGCCCGAGGACGACCTGCCCGCGGTCGAGCTGGTGTGTACCCTGGGCGGCGACGGCACCATGCTCCGGGCGAGCCGGGTCGTCGGCGACACCGGGATCCCGGTCCTGGGCGTCAACCTGGGCCAGCTCGGGTTCCTGGCCGGCTTCCTGCCGGACGAGGCCCGGGCGGCCCTGACCGCCGCGCTGGCGGGCAACCTGCGGGTCGACGAGCGCAGCCGCCTGACGGTCACGGTGTTCACCGGCGACCAGGTCCTCACCCGCACCGCCCTCAACGACGCGGTCCTGCACCAGGGCGCCATGGCCCGCATCGTCGACTGCGACGCCTGGATCGACGACGCCTTCGTCGCCAGCTACCGCGCCGACGGCGTGATCGTGTCGACCCCGACCGGCTCGACCGCCTACAACATGGCCGCCGGCGGGCCGATCATCATCCCCGGCGCCGCCGGGCTGACCCTGACCCCGATCTGCGCCCACTCGCTGACCAACCGACCGCTGGTGGTCCCGGCCCACGCGATCATCCGCCTCGAGCCCCGGCCCGAGGCCAAGGACGTCGTGGTCACCGTCGACGGCCAGTGGGCCCACCCGATCGTCCCCGGCGACCGGGTCGAGATCACCGGCACCGCCCGGCCGCTGCGCATGCTGGCCGGCCCCCAGAGCTACTTCGACGTGATGCGCGACAAGCTCCACTGGGGCCTCCGCGGCGCCCGGTAG
- the cfa gene encoding cyclopropane fatty acyl phospholipid synthase, translating to MPSDAAPWSAPLRTLFDRVLPAVRIPDRARDAEAVVRELFELADLQIGGTRPGDPQIHDPRFYERLLRDASIGLGESYMEDWWEVDHLDVMIDKVLRANLKQKLTGSWRMRTLAVKTAVLNLQSKARARASIQAHYDIGNDLYTRMLDERMVYTCGYWKTATTLTEAQEAKLDLVCRKVGLKPGMRVLDLGCGWGGFASWAAEKYGCAVVGVTLSQDQVALGSQLWKHLPVELRLCDYRDVTGTFDRVVSIGMMEHVGAKNYRAVMEVIDRCLVDDGVAMFHTIANNRTVRHAVPFIEKYIFPDAVAPSLAQLARAVEGLFVVEDVHNLGANYDPTLMAWWANFDRTYPEIADRYDRKFYQMWKFYLLAAAGASRSRDGQLLQVVLTKTGRLQPDCRMS from the coding sequence ATGCCTAGCGACGCCGCCCCCTGGTCCGCCCCCCTCCGCACGCTGTTCGACCGCGTGCTGCCCGCGGTGCGGATCCCCGACCGCGCCCGCGACGCCGAGGCGGTCGTGCGTGAGCTGTTCGAGCTGGCCGATCTCCAGATCGGCGGCACCCGCCCGGGCGATCCCCAGATCCACGACCCGCGCTTCTACGAGCGGCTCCTGCGCGACGCCTCGATCGGCCTGGGCGAGTCGTACATGGAGGACTGGTGGGAGGTCGACCACCTCGACGTGATGATCGACAAGGTCCTGCGCGCCAACCTCAAGCAGAAGCTGACCGGCAGCTGGCGCATGCGCACGCTGGCGGTCAAGACCGCGGTGCTCAACCTGCAGAGCAAGGCCCGCGCGCGGGCGTCGATCCAGGCTCACTACGACATCGGCAACGACCTCTACACGCGCATGCTCGACGAGCGCATGGTCTACACCTGCGGCTACTGGAAGACCGCGACGACGCTGACCGAGGCCCAGGAGGCCAAGCTCGATCTGGTGTGCCGCAAGGTCGGGCTCAAGCCCGGCATGCGCGTGCTCGATCTCGGCTGCGGCTGGGGTGGGTTCGCGAGCTGGGCGGCCGAGAAGTACGGCTGCGCGGTCGTCGGCGTGACGCTGTCGCAGGACCAGGTGGCGCTCGGCAGCCAGCTCTGGAAGCACCTGCCGGTCGAGCTGCGGCTGTGCGACTACCGCGACGTCACCGGCACGTTCGATCGCGTGGTCTCGATCGGCATGATGGAGCACGTCGGGGCCAAGAACTACCGCGCGGTGATGGAGGTGATCGATCGGTGCCTGGTCGACGACGGCGTCGCGATGTTCCACACGATCGCCAACAACCGCACCGTCCGCCACGCGGTGCCGTTCATCGAGAAGTACATCTTCCCCGACGCGGTCGCGCCGTCGCTGGCGCAGCTGGCCCGCGCGGTCGAGGGCCTGTTCGTGGTCGAGGACGTCCACAACCTCGGCGCCAACTACGACCCGACCCTGATGGCGTGGTGGGCCAACTTCGATCGGACCTACCCCGAGATCGCCGATCGCTACGATCGGAAGTTCTACCAGATGTGGAAGTTCTACCTGCTGGCCGCCGCCGGCGCGTCGCGGTCGCGCGACGGGCAGCTCCTGCAGGTGGTGCTGACCAAGACCGGGCGGCTCCAGCCCGACTGTCGGATGAGCTAG
- a CDS encoding DUF4157 domain-containing protein, giving the protein MKGTRTHRDGAAVDSPELEVAAPALTAAHRAAMAAWSAEQGAGEIGPVQAHADGHREAMSTWSAEQAGAVATASVAGASSALPHGDVIQDAFGPHDVSNVRAEVGGGAGEAARSIGATAFATGDRVGFASSPDLHTAAHEAAHVVQQRQGVVSYKGLGPSDDPHERHADRVADAVVAGRSAAPLLGEITAGGRLAPAVVQRKPLDPAAVPATGDVAATSLGLFKAAPAPGDELVRVTLEAGRLPADVATGLGIAPEVSVTVALAIVGTDLALAITAGGSTLVAKVDLDKLLTILAGPAGAQVAELLPKAQEFLASAAGRFTGAGAGHVKIHLWGDPQTGSFVVIDVVRAVRGAWQGSTSGLRPIEARLATKAGRVEQFADDQVKAATALPDAGTALGSLELAAPELRHGVLGLADDLPVHATVYYGDGKLAVAIKPDAAATTGVVAEIDLAYLVGKLKALGEKAWHLLDGLLDRLKRGGRDFLNWASGLLRFDLGGNFGSFFAFDFRMLLPRLGGGGGGFHLGALWPTSWSFDLPGLKLGALPRLSVPWLKWPKLGSFGVDLGRLKDLFGNLGLPSLPSLPSIDFDLHFAGLELGLALDLGRLWPDLDWGEGGPSTFGVNLDLSALLELLAKAGGAIASAARWLVRKLRAAGGAVKRWIHLGQDGLIRIFDGQARDPDKTPMLGFSLVRLLDGAQATDLAPVEIRYHGDDADLELGAAVAAGPEAAAEAAKDRPDGAAAPQRPAAPLAEQDGVALPETAITTLGLAPGATGYVAIAGEYPHLIAYAEAKSGHRDGQEALRLSLDVARLAAQIKAKLPPASGRGARAPVPHLGGVKIGDDAALEIRLGEKAADGDKPVPYARAAWRVSKLIGAKDLSALIPDELALEAPGTAGLVRGAFDRPAGLIGDRFAIPAPSVRRDVLAIADGKDDVFLGVYFADQMLALTATGEADKDEGLLGYVNVVKLLEQLKRLGALGERMLDVLGQALGAAVDGARGFAAKAAAVAAKIGRGVMAIVDRVLRIQLPTLKGGGGGGWIGWDLSRLAPNISLSGFSLDGLIPDFEGIALPGLPGLSLSWLPALHNPFAGTSLGKIAWPAVDLKRLLSGIGVDLPALPKFDFEVFGLDGLGLGISLDLAFLDGALGDLFGGQHKLSFQLDLAALLGPFEKAWAWLKRKFGGRIKKDDPTLPHVALGGDGVLRLWDDEAHIGFQLTRLLDGFQPSDVVPVELQFHVTTGGKAGAPTTELASFEYGRVVDGDHKAPATPEAGQVLATRPEGKAQASARFDAPPLVRDHLGAPAGADVVVELLADGDDAVLFAKVTGTDRGMVIRIDRARLAGLAAKIGGQSTTDIDGGVRILWPESKAAHGIVLGFGPKPKPGTKQQDVQPHGHAMWRLHRFFDGLDVGDLVPDEARYDRAEGGFAVGVGLDVSRLPKVADIDVPDSPSWVQAAVGPRAEVHANASEQHLRVALVSAADEPGAPRRGVELDVAEWFLDEAERVVAAKVKQATTAVGNVLRKTQRAGAAIGGDLTERRIGVEARASGLRLQRGKDGDADHLYATFGWSNLVDVVSKGELAGLVPTEFRIATKSMALEVEDLALASDATMPADAKRIGGMHQLFRDTLTTFGLGLDDFLALDLGKSPIQELGDGTHSVNLVGQVFTPKDKPPAGDHAEGIAIADAKQVTLSMGLEALLAQVLPRQRKFASPKKPKPKQGTHMSLGLKRDVAPEQAGDQLGVELGVTSVHEGKKGTRTIEIHAGWTAEKLVTILMNLDDIVGPDATPDSAMGLLTPDVVGGSFANHLFKVAIENRGERVGEEVRVGDLPLLPDILASFVDQHTANETRLWLEVPGASELASQFGKALLAGEYVKLGRAAIDMPGAAYPFAISLSLSLSFLERLAGFIPYVGLAIKIIRGVQGLVTNPKETVENLLYEPELFMHAFENAGEIYDKLKTMSWKDAALIFMSNDASTKQLVYAARLKKRLKAAGVTLPDGQKGGEMPSAEELAWLNKQDPKAIEKAVAVEAKLAELGLLSDDDAAGAPTGTLNVDELTTLEATIEAGFTEYATAKAKADAAPDDAAAQTAKAAAAEKFRKAVAARIAAGAKKQASDREPSQTDPAKLPDGAPAPEGDEALVDLKDLPEPDADQLALAEAMWKDSKEGYDPTHQSYLIQKFGFLSIEQLATLLERGVVTVPTRAGASKALPMFESERPFVQQLFVEMAKQQGWRPKTKDDGTPGATSAELVQAWRQRNQQAADQAKKDARTQARADAAATAAAGGGARTGGGSGGSGGSASAEGDVDESLDDAFWADEREHDDASSGGGATGDGLDTDGDGELSADELKADPAKEPAADGDHDGEHEADGEAAAGGGEATEPVVVDDTRLWQVQRPDALRYVTWDERTATLGPNAAAIAETIAAKLTRTTSTGEVATLDGIDVTIGGEVSGDAGKRIIEFTVVWTATTPSGVLRSIAFAYFYDVSAKDVFASGGGPQVLAAMRRSFALRDDRVVLRDKALVIGPRALEVLEVISTRKLSDGYLVKMHLKAVKVPEGTRIRNAEDRWQTIADGDSFDAELPYVPEAAD; this is encoded by the coding sequence ATGAAGGGTACCCGCACGCATCGCGACGGCGCCGCCGTCGACAGCCCTGAGTTGGAGGTCGCGGCGCCAGCGCTGACCGCGGCCCACCGCGCCGCGATGGCGGCGTGGTCGGCGGAGCAGGGCGCGGGCGAGATCGGCCCGGTGCAGGCGCACGCCGACGGGCACCGCGAGGCGATGTCGACCTGGTCTGCCGAGCAGGCCGGCGCCGTCGCGACGGCGAGCGTCGCGGGCGCGTCATCGGCGCTGCCGCACGGCGATGTGATCCAGGACGCGTTCGGACCCCACGACGTGTCGAACGTTCGCGCCGAGGTCGGTGGCGGCGCGGGCGAGGCGGCGCGCAGCATCGGCGCGACCGCGTTCGCGACCGGCGATCGGGTCGGCTTTGCGTCGAGCCCCGATCTCCACACCGCGGCCCACGAAGCCGCGCACGTGGTGCAGCAGCGGCAGGGTGTGGTGTCGTACAAGGGCCTCGGCCCGTCCGACGATCCCCACGAGCGCCACGCCGATCGTGTCGCCGACGCGGTCGTGGCTGGCCGCTCGGCCGCGCCGCTGCTCGGCGAGATCACCGCCGGCGGCCGGCTGGCGCCAGCGGTGGTGCAACGCAAGCCGCTCGATCCGGCGGCGGTCCCGGCGACCGGCGACGTCGCCGCGACCTCGCTCGGGCTGTTCAAGGCGGCGCCGGCGCCGGGCGACGAGCTGGTGCGCGTGACGCTCGAGGCCGGGCGCTTGCCGGCCGACGTGGCCACGGGCCTCGGCATCGCGCCCGAGGTGTCGGTCACGGTGGCGCTGGCGATCGTCGGCACCGACCTCGCGCTGGCGATCACCGCGGGCGGCTCGACGCTGGTCGCGAAGGTCGACCTCGACAAGCTGCTGACGATCCTGGCCGGCCCGGCGGGGGCTCAGGTCGCCGAGCTGTTGCCGAAGGCGCAGGAGTTCCTGGCCAGCGCCGCCGGCCGGTTCACGGGCGCCGGCGCCGGCCACGTCAAGATCCACCTCTGGGGCGATCCGCAGACCGGCAGCTTCGTCGTCATCGACGTGGTGCGGGCCGTGCGCGGCGCGTGGCAAGGCAGCACCTCCGGCCTGCGCCCGATCGAGGCCCGCCTCGCGACCAAGGCCGGGCGGGTCGAGCAGTTCGCCGACGATCAGGTCAAGGCGGCCACGGCGCTGCCCGACGCCGGCACCGCGCTCGGCAGCCTCGAGCTCGCCGCGCCTGAGCTGCGCCACGGCGTCCTCGGGCTCGCCGACGACCTGCCGGTGCACGCGACCGTCTACTACGGCGACGGCAAGCTCGCCGTCGCGATCAAGCCCGACGCGGCCGCGACCACCGGCGTCGTGGCCGAGATCGATCTGGCGTACCTGGTCGGCAAGCTCAAGGCGCTGGGCGAGAAGGCCTGGCACCTGCTCGACGGGCTGCTCGATCGCCTCAAGCGCGGCGGCCGCGACTTCCTCAACTGGGCCAGCGGGCTCCTGCGCTTCGACCTGGGCGGCAACTTCGGCAGCTTCTTCGCGTTCGACTTCCGCATGCTCTTGCCGCGGCTCGGCGGCGGCGGCGGCGGCTTCCACCTCGGCGCGCTGTGGCCGACGTCGTGGTCGTTCGACCTGCCGGGCCTGAAGCTGGGCGCGCTGCCGCGGCTGTCGGTGCCGTGGCTCAAGTGGCCCAAGCTGGGATCGTTCGGCGTCGACCTGGGGCGCCTCAAGGATCTGTTCGGCAACCTGGGGCTGCCGTCGCTGCCGAGCCTGCCCTCGATCGACTTCGACCTGCACTTCGCCGGCCTCGAGCTCGGGCTGGCGCTCGATCTCGGCCGGCTGTGGCCCGATCTCGACTGGGGCGAGGGCGGGCCGTCGACGTTCGGCGTGAACCTCGATCTGTCGGCGCTGCTCGAGCTGCTGGCGAAGGCCGGCGGCGCCATCGCCAGCGCCGCGCGCTGGCTGGTCCGCAAGCTGCGCGCCGCGGGCGGCGCCGTCAAGCGCTGGATCCACCTCGGCCAGGACGGGCTGATCCGCATCTTCGACGGGCAGGCGCGCGATCCGGACAAGACCCCGATGCTCGGGTTCTCGCTCGTGCGGCTCCTCGACGGCGCCCAGGCCACCGACCTGGCGCCGGTCGAGATCCGCTACCACGGCGACGACGCCGATCTCGAGCTGGGCGCCGCCGTCGCGGCGGGCCCCGAGGCCGCGGCCGAGGCCGCCAAGGATCGCCCCGACGGCGCGGCCGCGCCGCAGCGGCCCGCGGCGCCGCTGGCCGAGCAGGACGGCGTCGCGCTGCCGGAGACCGCGATCACCACGCTCGGGCTCGCGCCTGGCGCGACCGGCTACGTCGCGATCGCCGGCGAGTATCCCCACCTGATCGCCTACGCCGAGGCCAAGAGCGGCCACCGCGACGGTCAGGAGGCGCTGCGGCTGTCGCTCGACGTGGCGCGGCTGGCGGCGCAGATCAAGGCCAAGCTGCCGCCGGCGAGCGGCCGCGGCGCCCGGGCGCCGGTGCCCCACCTGGGCGGCGTCAAGATCGGCGACGACGCCGCGCTCGAGATCCGCCTCGGCGAGAAGGCCGCCGACGGCGACAAGCCGGTCCCGTACGCGCGCGCGGCCTGGCGGGTCAGCAAGCTGATCGGCGCCAAGGACCTCAGCGCGCTGATCCCCGACGAGCTCGCGCTCGAGGCGCCCGGCACCGCCGGCCTCGTCCGCGGCGCCTTCGACCGCCCGGCCGGGTTGATCGGTGATCGCTTCGCGATCCCGGCGCCGTCGGTGCGGCGCGACGTGCTGGCGATCGCCGACGGCAAGGACGACGTGTTCCTCGGCGTCTACTTCGCCGATCAGATGCTGGCGCTGACCGCGACCGGCGAGGCCGACAAGGACGAGGGCCTGCTCGGCTACGTCAACGTCGTCAAGCTGCTCGAGCAGCTCAAGCGGCTGGGGGCGCTGGGCGAGCGCATGCTCGACGTGCTCGGTCAGGCGCTGGGCGCCGCCGTCGACGGCGCGCGCGGGTTCGCGGCCAAGGCCGCCGCCGTCGCGGCCAAGATCGGCCGGGGCGTGATGGCGATCGTCGACCGGGTGCTGCGGATCCAGCTGCCGACGCTCAAGGGCGGCGGCGGCGGCGGCTGGATCGGCTGGGATCTGTCGCGGCTGGCACCCAACATCAGCCTGTCGGGGTTCTCGCTCGACGGGCTGATCCCCGACTTCGAGGGCATCGCGCTGCCGGGCCTGCCGGGCCTGTCGCTGTCGTGGCTGCCGGCGTTGCACAACCCGTTCGCGGGCACGTCGCTCGGCAAGATCGCGTGGCCCGCGGTCGATCTCAAGCGGCTCTTGTCGGGCATCGGCGTCGACCTGCCGGCGCTGCCGAAGTTCGACTTCGAGGTGTTCGGGCTCGACGGGCTCGGGCTCGGCATCTCGCTCGACCTGGCGTTCCTCGACGGCGCGCTCGGCGATCTGTTCGGGGGCCAGCACAAGCTGTCGTTCCAGCTCGATCTGGCGGCGCTGCTGGGGCCGTTCGAGAAGGCGTGGGCCTGGCTCAAGCGCAAGTTCGGCGGTCGGATCAAGAAGGACGACCCCACGCTGCCGCACGTCGCGCTCGGCGGTGATGGCGTCCTGCGGCTGTGGGACGACGAGGCCCACATCGGCTTCCAGCTCACGCGGCTGCTCGATGGGTTCCAGCCCAGCGACGTCGTGCCGGTCGAGCTGCAGTTCCACGTCACCACCGGGGGCAAGGCCGGCGCGCCGACGACCGAGCTGGCGTCGTTCGAGTACGGCCGCGTGGTCGATGGCGATCACAAGGCGCCGGCCACGCCCGAGGCGGGCCAGGTGCTGGCGACCCGGCCCGAGGGCAAGGCCCAGGCCTCGGCCCGGTTCGACGCCCCGCCGCTGGTGCGCGATCACCTGGGCGCGCCGGCCGGCGCCGACGTCGTCGTCGAGCTGCTCGCCGACGGCGACGACGCGGTGCTGTTCGCCAAGGTCACCGGCACCGACCGCGGCATGGTGATCCGGATCGATCGCGCGCGGCTCGCGGGGCTGGCGGCCAAGATCGGCGGCCAGTCGACCACGGACATCGACGGCGGCGTCCGGATCCTGTGGCCGGAGTCGAAGGCCGCCCACGGCATCGTGCTCGGCTTCGGGCCCAAGCCCAAGCCCGGCACCAAGCAGCAGGACGTCCAGCCGCACGGCCACGCGATGTGGCGCCTGCACCGGTTCTTCGACGGGCTCGACGTGGGCGACCTCGTGCCCGACGAGGCCCGCTACGACCGGGCCGAGGGTGGGTTCGCCGTCGGCGTCGGCCTCGACGTGTCGAGGCTGCCCAAGGTCGCCGACATCGACGTGCCCGACAGCCCGTCGTGGGTGCAGGCCGCGGTCGGCCCGCGGGCCGAGGTCCACGCCAACGCCAGCGAGCAGCACCTGCGGGTCGCGCTCGTGTCCGCGGCCGACGAGCCCGGGGCGCCCCGCCGCGGCGTCGAGCTCGACGTCGCCGAGTGGTTCCTCGACGAGGCCGAGCGCGTGGTCGCGGCCAAGGTCAAGCAGGCGACGACCGCCGTCGGCAACGTGCTGCGGAAGACCCAGCGCGCCGGCGCGGCGATCGGCGGCGACCTGACCGAGCGGCGGATCGGCGTCGAGGCCCGGGCCAGCGGCCTGCGGCTGCAGCGCGGCAAGGACGGCGACGCCGACCACCTGTACGCCACGTTCGGGTGGAGCAACCTGGTCGACGTGGTGTCGAAGGGCGAGCTGGCCGGGCTCGTGCCCACCGAGTTCCGGATCGCGACCAAGAGCATGGCGCTCGAGGTCGAGGACCTGGCGCTGGCGAGCGACGCCACGATGCCCGCGGACGCCAAGCGCATCGGCGGCATGCACCAGCTGTTCCGCGACACGTTGACCACGTTCGGGCTCGGGCTCGACGACTTCCTCGCGCTCGACCTCGGCAAGAGCCCGATCCAGGAGCTCGGCGACGGCACGCACTCGGTCAACCTGGTCGGGCAGGTGTTCACGCCCAAGGACAAGCCGCCGGCGGGCGACCACGCCGAGGGCATCGCGATCGCCGACGCCAAGCAGGTCACGCTGTCGATGGGCCTCGAGGCGCTGCTGGCGCAGGTGCTGCCGCGCCAGCGCAAGTTCGCCAGCCCCAAGAAGCCCAAGCCCAAGCAGGGCACCCACATGAGCCTCGGGCTCAAGCGCGACGTCGCGCCCGAGCAGGCCGGCGATCAGCTCGGCGTCGAGCTGGGGGTCACCTCGGTCCACGAGGGCAAGAAGGGGACGCGCACGATCGAGATCCACGCCGGCTGGACCGCCGAGAAGCTGGTCACGATCTTGATGAACCTCGACGACATCGTCGGGCCCGACGCCACCCCCGACTCGGCGATGGGCCTGCTCACGCCCGACGTCGTCGGCGGGTCGTTCGCCAACCACCTGTTCAAGGTCGCCATCGAGAACCGCGGTGAGCGGGTCGGCGAGGAGGTCCGGGTCGGCGATCTGCCGCTGCTGCCGGACATCCTGGCGTCGTTCGTCGATCAGCACACCGCCAACGAGACCCGGCTGTGGCTCGAGGTGCCCGGCGCCTCCGAGCTCGCGAGCCAGTTCGGCAAGGCGCTCCTGGCCGGCGAGTACGTGAAGCTGGGCCGGGCGGCGATCGACATGCCGGGCGCGGCGTACCCGTTCGCGATCTCGCTGTCCTTGTCGCTCAGCTTCCTCGAGCGGCTGGCGGGGTTCATCCCCTACGTCGGGCTGGCGATCAAGATCATCCGCGGCGTGCAAGGGCTGGTGACGAACCCCAAGGAGACAGTCGAGAACCTGCTCTACGAGCCCGAGCTGTTCATGCACGCGTTCGAGAACGCCGGTGAGATCTACGACAAGCTGAAGACGATGTCGTGGAAGGACGCGGCGCTCATCTTCATGAGCAACGACGCGTCGACCAAGCAGCTCGTGTACGCGGCGCGGCTCAAGAAGCGGCTCAAGGCCGCGGGCGTCACGCTGCCCGACGGCCAGAAGGGCGGCGAGATGCCGTCGGCCGAGGAGCTGGCCTGGCTCAACAAGCAGGATCCCAAGGCGATCGAGAAGGCGGTCGCGGTCGAGGCCAAGCTGGCGGAGCTGGGCCTGCTGAGCGACGACGACGCCGCCGGCGCGCCGACCGGCACGCTCAACGTCGACGAGCTGACCACGCTCGAGGCGACGATCGAGGCCGGCTTCACCGAGTACGCGACCGCCAAGGCCAAGGCCGACGCGGCGCCCGACGACGCCGCGGCCCAGACCGCCAAGGCCGCCGCCGCCGAGAAGTTCCGCAAGGCGGTGGCGGCGCGCATCGCCGCCGGCGCCAAGAAGCAGGCGAGCGACCGCGAGCCGAGCCAGACCGATCCGGCCAAGCTGCCCGACGGCGCGCCGGCGCCCGAGGGCGACGAGGCGCTGGTCGATCTGAAGGACCTGCCCGAGCCCGACGCCGACCAGCTCGCGCTGGCCGAGGCGATGTGGAAGGACTCCAAGGAGGGCTACGACCCGACCCACCAGAGCTACCTGATCCAGAAGTTCGGGTTCCTCTCGATCGAGCAGCTCGCGACGTTGCTCGAGCGCGGCGTCGTGACGGTGCCGACCAGGGCCGGCGCGAGCAAGGCGCTGCCGATGTTCGAGTCGGAGCGACCGTTCGTGCAGCAGCTGTTCGTCGAGATGGCCAAGCAGCAGGGGTGGCGGCCGAAGACCAAGGACGACGGCACGCCGGGCGCGACCTCGGCCGAGCTGGTGCAGGCGTGGCGGCAGCGCAACCAGCAGGCCGCCGACCAGGCCAAGAAGGACGCGCGGACCCAGGCCCGGGCCGACGCCGCGGCCACGGCGGCGGCCGGCGGCGGCGCGCGCACGGGCGGCGGCAGCGGTGGCAGCGGCGGCAGCGCGAGCGCCGAGGGCGACGTCGACGAGTCGCTCGACGACGCGTTCTGGGCCGACGAGCGCGAGCACGACGACGCCAGCTCGGGCGGCGGGGCGACCGGCGACGGCCTCGACACGGACGGCGACGGCGAGCTGTCGGCCGACGAGCTGAAGGCCGACCCGGCCAAGGAGCCAGCCGCGGACGGTGACCACGACGGCGAGCACGAGGCCGACGGCGAGGCCGCGGCCGGCGGCGGTGAGGCGACCGAACCGGTCGTCGTCGACGACACTCGGCTGTGGCAGGTCCAGCGGCCCGACGCCTTGCGGTACGTGACGTGGGATGAACGGACGGCGACGCTGGGGCCGAACGCCGCCGCGATCGCCGAGACGATCGCGGCCAAGCTCACCCGGACGACGTCGACGGGCGAGGTCGCGACGCTCGACGGCATCGACGTGACGATCGGCGGGGAGGTCAGCGGCGACGCCGGGAAGCGCATCATCGAGTTCACGGTGGTCTGGACCGCGACCACCCCGAGTGGTGTGCTTCGATCGATCGCGTTCGCGTACTTCTACGACGTGTCCGCCAAGGACGTCTTCGCGTCGGGCGGTGGCCCGCAGGTCCTGGCCGCGATGCGACGCTCGTTCGCGTTGCGGGACGATCGGGTCGTGCTCCGGGACAAGGCCCTCGTGATCGGCCCTCGGGCGCTCGAGGTGCTCGAGGTCATCAGCACGCGCAAGCTCAGTGACGGCTACCTGGTCAAGATGCACCTGAAGGCGGTGAAGGTGCCCGAGGGGACGCGGATCCGGAACGCCGAGGACCGATGGCAGACGATCGCCGACGGCGATAGCTTCGACGCTGAGTTGCCCTACGTGCCGGAGGCCGCGGACTGA
- the rpsI gene encoding 30S ribosomal protein S9: protein MAAAAPPKTYATGRRKTAVARVWLTAGEGTFNINDRVDDDYFKRATARMVIRQPLEEVGLLGQYDIHATVRGGGISSQAGAVRHGITRALMKIDRELRPKLKAVGYVTRDPRKKERKKYGQAAARARFQFSKR, encoded by the coding sequence ATGGCCGCTGCTGCTCCCCCGAAGACTTACGCCACCGGCCGCCGCAAGACTGCGGTGGCTCGCGTCTGGCTGACCGCCGGCGAAGGCACGTTCAACATCAACGATCGCGTCGATGACGACTACTTCAAGCGCGCCACCGCGCGGATGGTCATCCGTCAGCCGCTCGAGGAAGTCGGCCTGCTCGGCCAGTACGACATCCACGCCACCGTCCGCGGCGGCGGGATCTCGTCGCAGGCCGGCGCGGTCCGCCACGGGATCACCCGGGCGCTGATGAAGATCGACCGCGAGCTGCGGCCGAAGCTGAAGGCGGTCGGCTACGTCACGCGCGACCCGCGCAAGAAGGAGCGCAAGAAGTACGGCCAGGCGGCCGCGCGCGCTCGCTTCCAGTTCTCGAAGCGCTGA